A window of Zavarzinella sp. contains these coding sequences:
- a CDS encoding DUF1501 domain-containing protein, whose translation MLDLMIRQHPHHPMSRRELIRVGMLGLGGLTLADQLRFQSLAGTESSVVKKRSVIFLFLAGGPSQYETFDPNPEGAETHRSINGSIATSLTGVRFSSYLPKLAKQAHRLSIVKSFQTNHSEHNGAHKQLLTADLTVKDGQEIREPGLGAIYARMAGPMNRATGMPRHLVIPPTTRYPGAGKGFAGAFESVIEGIQPATLGTTYAPIPVQVPMASGLTEAKPKTNKKPNSSSENTGDDFLQSLQLKAPVLQFQDRLTLLKELDDLNRQVQGSAAHQRDAYRQQALDLLSSGAIRKAFDLTLEDPATLKAYDTEHFRNWQCDDQSRFQRNTPSIGFSLGRQLLLARRLCEAGAGFVTVVNANWDFHARKGIPNIPEGMGVFGPPLDHAVSAFLDDLHQRGLEREILLVITGEFGRSGMDKNAGRHHHPRICPLVFAGGGLNHGQVIGKSDARAAAPATNPITIDDLHATLYHSLLDVAQLRTDTDLSSKLIDRLSRGKPVTELFQ comes from the coding sequence ATGCTCGACCTAATGATCAGACAGCACCCACATCATCCGATGTCGCGTCGGGAATTGATTCGCGTTGGGATGCTGGGCCTGGGTGGACTGACGCTGGCCGATCAATTGCGTTTCCAAAGCCTGGCGGGCACGGAATCGAGTGTTGTAAAGAAGCGATCGGTGATATTCCTGTTTCTGGCAGGTGGGCCAAGCCAATATGAAACATTCGACCCGAATCCTGAAGGTGCAGAAACCCACCGATCGATTAATGGCAGCATTGCAACAAGTCTGACGGGGGTTCGATTTTCATCGTACCTGCCAAAACTTGCCAAACAGGCCCACCGCCTGAGTATTGTCAAATCGTTCCAGACGAACCATTCCGAGCATAATGGTGCCCACAAACAACTGTTGACGGCTGATTTGACTGTGAAAGATGGTCAGGAAATCCGCGAACCCGGGCTTGGGGCCATCTATGCACGGATGGCCGGTCCGATGAACCGTGCAACGGGAATGCCACGCCATCTGGTGATCCCACCCACGACCAGGTATCCTGGTGCGGGCAAAGGCTTTGCAGGTGCGTTTGAATCGGTGATTGAAGGGATACAGCCAGCAACACTGGGCACCACGTATGCACCGATCCCGGTGCAGGTACCAATGGCCAGCGGATTGACGGAAGCAAAACCGAAAACCAACAAAAAACCGAATAGTTCTTCCGAAAATACAGGTGATGATTTTTTACAATCACTGCAGCTGAAAGCACCTGTTTTGCAGTTTCAGGATCGACTGACGCTGCTCAAAGAACTCGATGATTTGAACCGCCAGGTACAGGGGAGTGCCGCCCACCAGCGGGATGCCTATCGTCAGCAGGCCCTGGATCTCCTCAGCAGTGGGGCGATTCGCAAAGCGTTCGACCTGACACTGGAAGATCCTGCCACACTGAAAGCCTATGACACAGAACATTTTCGCAACTGGCAGTGTGACGATCAATCTCGTTTTCAACGGAATACCCCTTCGATCGGTTTCTCACTGGGCAGGCAATTGCTGCTTGCCCGCCGATTGTGCGAAGCGGGTGCTGGGTTTGTCACCGTGGTCAATGCCAACTGGGATTTTCATGCCCGCAAAGGGATACCGAACATTCCGGAAGGGATGGGCGTCTTTGGCCCACCACTGGATCATGCGGTTTCGGCCTTTTTGGATGATCTGCACCAGCGCGGGCTGGAACGCGAGATCCTGTTAGTGATTACGGGCGAGTTCGGCAGAAGTGGCATGGACAAAAACGCTGGCAGGCACCACCACCCACGTATTTGCCCCCTGGTCTTTGCAGGTGGGGGACTGAATCACGGGCAGGTCATCGGCAAATCAGATGCCAGAGCGGCGGCACCCGCAACAAATCCGATCACGATTGATGATCTTCATGCGACGCTCTATCACAGTTTGCTGGACGTCGCCCAGCTACGCACCGATACCGATCTGTCAAGCAAACTGATCGACCGCCTGTCACGTGGAAAGCCTGTTACGGAACTTTTTCAATAA
- a CDS encoding ABC transporter permease, translating into MMIRVAGVLALVVGLYLLLAARNPNAMKESNLIDVANRQGAAAVITLGVAVLIIAGGIDLSIGSVVGLSAIGFGLLMKQQVPPVIAFFIVMAGGACIGLLHGLLVTRLKLQAFLVTLCGMFIYRGLARYLSDGKPVGLVSIKNEFPDTESGINFLRHYLIGKDFDGLLLFPGMLVVALVITVFLGLILHKTTIGRYWYAVGYNESAARFSGIRTDRMRIFAFMICSACAALAGMLDILNQNDANPSITGSELELYAITGAVLGGCSLRGGEGTIIGALLGASVLPLLKNLLSFEQIPDAIIPAVIGVTLLLGTIVDETIRRRAARRK; encoded by the coding sequence ATGATGATTCGTGTTGCTGGTGTGTTGGCACTGGTGGTGGGGCTGTATCTGCTGTTGGCAGCCCGCAATCCCAACGCCATGAAAGAAAGCAATCTCATTGATGTGGCCAACCGTCAGGGTGCTGCCGCCGTGATTACGCTGGGGGTCGCCGTGCTGATTATCGCGGGCGGCATCGATCTGTCGATCGGCTCGGTGGTTGGTTTATCGGCAATCGGTTTTGGCCTGTTGATGAAACAGCAAGTCCCACCAGTGATCGCGTTTTTTATCGTCATGGCAGGTGGGGCGTGCATCGGCCTGCTGCATGGCTTGCTGGTCACCCGCCTGAAATTGCAGGCTTTTCTGGTCACCCTGTGCGGCATGTTCATCTATCGTGGTCTGGCACGCTACTTAAGCGATGGCAAACCAGTCGGTCTCGTCAGCATTAAGAACGAATTTCCGGATACCGAAAGCGGTATTAACTTTTTACGGCATTACCTGATTGGCAAGGATTTCGATGGTCTGTTGCTGTTTCCAGGGATGCTGGTGGTGGCATTGGTGATCACGGTGTTCCTTGGCTTAATTCTGCACAAAACCACGATTGGCCGGTACTGGTATGCAGTGGGGTATAATGAATCTGCCGCACGGTTTTCGGGCATCCGAACCGATCGAATGCGGATCTTTGCGTTCATGATCTGTTCTGCCTGTGCCGCACTGGCTGGAATGCTGGATATTCTGAACCAGAACGATGCAAACCCCAGTATTACCGGCAGCGAACTGGAATTGTATGCGATTACCGGTGCAGTGCTGGGTGGTTGCAGCCTGCGAGGTGGGGAAGGCACCATCATTGGGGCATTGCTTGGTGCATCGGTTCTGCCACTGTTGAAAAACCTGTTGAGCTTTGAGCAGATCCCGGATGCGATTATCCCAGCGGTGATCGGTGTGACGTTATTGCTGGGCACGATTGTCGATGAAACGATCCGTCGCCGTGCCGCCCGCAGAAAATAG
- a CDS encoding 7-cyano-7-deazaguanine synthase, which yields MNEAIWPTDLGNRKLAVLCSGGLDSAVLLGEACQRYDLVQPIYIATGSTWETLELSAIRQFIQATHFSQMQPLKILTVDTRDLYDNHWSHTGKNVPDHLSPDEAVYLPGRNVVLLAKSLIWCHLQGITTIATAPLAANPFPDATPTFYRDFAHVVGVAVGDTLKIIRPYEYLNKSQVVLRGAGMPLEHTFSCIAPIYDHHCGACNKCAERIAAFQQAGVPDPTVYANCSNNLPPIPV from the coding sequence ATGAACGAAGCCATCTGGCCCACCGATCTGGGGAATCGCAAACTGGCTGTCCTTTGCAGTGGCGGACTGGATAGTGCCGTATTGCTGGGGGAAGCCTGCCAGCGCTACGATCTGGTGCAGCCGATTTACATTGCAACCGGCTCCACGTGGGAAACGCTGGAATTATCGGCAATTCGCCAGTTTATCCAGGCTACACATTTTTCCCAGATGCAGCCACTGAAGATTCTGACGGTCGACACGCGGGACCTTTACGACAATCACTGGAGCCACACCGGCAAGAACGTGCCAGACCACCTGTCGCCGGACGAGGCCGTTTATTTGCCCGGTCGAAATGTGGTGCTGCTGGCAAAATCGCTGATCTGGTGCCACCTGCAGGGGATTACCACGATTGCGACAGCCCCACTGGCAGCCAATCCGTTTCCGGACGCCACTCCCACGTTCTATCGTGATTTTGCCCACGTGGTGGGGGTAGCAGTCGGAGACACCTTGAAAATCATTCGTCCGTATGAATATCTGAATAAGTCCCAGGTGGTTCTACGCGGGGCCGGTATGCCACTGGAGCATACGTTTTCCTGCATTGCCCCGATTTACGACCACCACTGTGGTGCGTGCAATAAATGTGCAGAACGAATCGCTGCTTTTCAGCAGGCGGGGGTGCCCGATCCCACTGTTTATGCCAACTGCAGCAATAACTTACCTCCGATCCCCGTGTAA
- a CDS encoding zinc-ribbon domain-containing protein, protein MDAFEIRCEKCQARFQVTQAHIGKRVRCTRCREVFVAHQQQPKTTSELEHVETYGFAGESTHVTNVDFASTLEDWWPTGEGTRVPYSWRAAFKASRECALDQRWKSALKILHPLYSQAIKEKILDSHTLNRPLAFCLSRWSKKQLKAFRQTETKPGNALRKLLNRVVDAKKWGQAFDAFECPLCQRTRQTLIGLIRIRTTRGSVYTCCVPVSKQDNEIMTGLQGIRTKIDLAEYLDGEVTVAENIRKQLPDWFQVIQFHDNTWYERVIDQQESTCYEGSLVGIASDNAAEALIGILLG, encoded by the coding sequence ATGGACGCATTTGAAATTCGTTGCGAAAAGTGCCAGGCTCGTTTTCAAGTAACTCAGGCCCACATCGGTAAGCGGGTGCGTTGCACCAGGTGTCGTGAGGTTTTTGTTGCTCATCAGCAACAACCCAAAACAACCTCAGAGTTAGAGCACGTGGAAACCTATGGCTTTGCTGGTGAGAGCACCCACGTTACCAACGTTGATTTCGCAAGTACTCTGGAAGACTGGTGGCCAACGGGTGAGGGTACCCGAGTTCCTTATTCGTGGCGTGCGGCATTCAAAGCCAGCAGGGAATGTGCCCTCGATCAGCGATGGAAGTCTGCGTTAAAGATTCTGCATCCGCTGTACAGTCAGGCGATCAAGGAAAAGATTCTGGATTCTCATACGTTGAACAGGCCCTTGGCATTCTGTTTAAGTCGCTGGTCAAAAAAACAACTGAAAGCGTTTCGGCAAACGGAAACCAAGCCAGGTAACGCACTTCGAAAGTTGCTGAACAGAGTGGTGGATGCCAAAAAGTGGGGTCAGGCATTTGATGCTTTTGAATGCCCTCTCTGTCAGAGGACAAGACAGACGCTTATTGGATTGATTCGCATCCGCACCACACGAGGGAGTGTGTATACCTGTTGCGTGCCAGTGTCCAAACAGGATAATGAAATCATGACTGGCCTTCAGGGAATTCGCACGAAAATTGACCTTGCAGAGTATCTGGATGGCGAAGTAACAGTCGCTGAAAATATCCGAAAACAATTACCAGATTGGTTTCAGGTGATTCAGTTTCACGACAATACCTGGTACGAAAGGGTGATTGATCAGCAAGAAAGCACATGTTACGAAGGTTCGCTCGTTGGGATTGCATCTGACAATGCCGCTGAAGCATTAATCGGCATTTTACTGGGATAA
- a CDS encoding sugar ABC transporter ATP-binding protein — MNQRAGELLEQVGLLASDARRIVGQLAPGQKQLVEIARALSMDARVIIMDEPTSSLTQKETDRLYEVIDQLRARGVGIIYISHRLAEVKRLADRVTVFRDGKNAGELQKLEISHDAMVSLMVGRDLANIYPHQSREKWSGVAALQVEDLTFEGGPTDGVSFRVQPGEIVGMAGLVGAGRTELAEAIFGIRRILQGKVTVQGMEVPVRRPSDLIQRGLLMAPEDRRFNGLVLEKSVRFNFALPNLDLFRRWLWLPARQEKQMTQEMIVKLNVKTPSMNQIVGFLSGGNQQKVVLGKWLARKPHVLILDEPTRGVDVGARNEIYQIMDQLAASGVGILMISSDMEEVLGMSDRILVLHEGQLMGELSRDQFREETVMQLATGNRFAATHMGVR, encoded by the coding sequence ATGAATCAACGTGCGGGTGAATTGCTGGAACAGGTGGGATTATTGGCCAGCGATGCCCGCAGGATTGTGGGGCAACTGGCACCAGGCCAGAAGCAACTGGTGGAAATTGCCCGTGCACTGTCGATGGATGCCCGCGTGATTATTATGGACGAACCCACGTCCAGTTTAACCCAGAAAGAAACCGACCGCCTGTACGAAGTCATCGACCAACTTCGGGCACGTGGGGTGGGGATCATTTATATTTCCCACCGTCTGGCGGAAGTCAAACGTTTGGCAGATCGTGTGACAGTCTTCCGCGATGGCAAAAACGCGGGCGAACTGCAAAAATTAGAGATTTCTCATGATGCGATGGTTTCTCTGATGGTGGGGCGGGATCTGGCGAACATTTACCCCCACCAATCGCGGGAAAAGTGGAGTGGTGTTGCCGCACTGCAGGTAGAAGATTTAACCTTTGAAGGTGGCCCCACAGATGGGGTGTCTTTTCGTGTGCAGCCAGGCGAAATTGTCGGCATGGCAGGCCTTGTCGGTGCAGGCCGCACGGAACTGGCGGAAGCAATTTTTGGCATTCGCCGGATTCTGCAAGGCAAGGTAACAGTACAGGGAATGGAAGTTCCCGTGCGTCGGCCATCGGATCTGATCCAGCGTGGCTTGCTGATGGCACCAGAAGATCGCCGGTTCAACGGCCTGGTGCTGGAAAAAAGCGTCCGCTTTAACTTCGCACTGCCCAACCTAGATCTGTTTCGGCGCTGGCTGTGGCTGCCCGCACGGCAGGAAAAGCAGATGACGCAGGAAATGATCGTCAAATTGAATGTGAAGACACCTTCCATGAACCAGATTGTCGGCTTTTTGTCTGGTGGGAATCAACAAAAGGTGGTGCTCGGCAAATGGCTGGCCCGCAAGCCCCACGTGCTGATCCTGGATGAGCCCACCCGTGGCGTGGATGTGGGTGCCCGCAACGAAATCTACCAAATTATGGACCAGTTGGCAGCTTCGGGAGTGGGCATATTAATGATATCCAGCGACATGGAAGAGGTGCTGGGAATGAGTGACCGCATTCTGGTGTTGCATGAAGGCCAATTAATGGGTGAATTGTCCCGCGACCAATTTCGCGAAGAAACGGTGATGCAGCTTGCCACAGGCAACCGCTTTGCTGCGACCCACATGGGAGTCCGCTGA
- a CDS encoding 6-carboxytetrahydropterin synthase — translation MSNPLFQVTREFEFCFGHRLMNYDGKCRNLHGHNGKACVTLAGNQLDEMGMIIDFVQMKRLIGTWIDSTLDHTLLLHQDDPLVKILQQAQEKVLPLLVNPTTENMAKLIYDYCLTQRLPVLEVTMWETTYSYATYRGENLPTTIVADDEQ, via the coding sequence GTGTCGAATCCGTTGTTTCAGGTGACCCGCGAGTTTGAATTCTGCTTTGGGCATCGATTGATGAATTATGATGGCAAATGCCGTAACCTGCACGGCCACAACGGTAAAGCGTGTGTGACGCTGGCTGGCAATCAACTCGACGAAATGGGCATGATCATCGATTTCGTGCAGATGAAACGCTTAATCGGCACCTGGATTGACAGCACGCTCGACCACACGCTGTTGCTGCATCAGGATGACCCACTGGTGAAGATTCTGCAACAGGCACAGGAAAAGGTGCTGCCACTGCTGGTGAACCCCACCACGGAGAACATGGCAAAACTGATTTACGACTATTGCTTGACCCAGCGCCTGCCGGTGCTGGAAGTAACGATGTGGGAAACCACGTATTCATACGCCACGTACCGTGGGGAAAACCTCCCCACCACGATCGTGGCAGACGACGAACAGTAG
- a CDS encoding ATP-binding cassette domain-containing protein: MSKPLLEVRSIRKQFPGVLALDGVSLHLHAGEVLALVGENGAGKSTLMKILAGVQPPDAGEYLLNGDPVNFRNVSDAMGSVICLIHQELNLAENLSVASNCFSGAKFVPHSSGRGSPR, translated from the coding sequence ATGTCGAAACCTCTCTTAGAAGTGCGGTCGATCCGCAAGCAATTTCCGGGCGTCTTGGCGCTGGATGGTGTATCGCTGCACCTGCACGCAGGCGAAGTCCTGGCGTTGGTGGGCGAAAACGGTGCCGGCAAGTCCACTCTCATGAAGATTCTGGCTGGGGTGCAACCACCAGATGCAGGCGAATACCTACTGAATGGTGATCCCGTCAACTTTCGCAACGTCAGTGATGCCATGGGCTCCGTGATCTGCCTGATCCACCAGGAACTGAATCTGGCCGAAAATTTATCTGTGGCCTCAAATTGTTTCTCGGGCGCGAAATTTGTGCCGCACAGTTCTGGACGCGGCAGTCCCAGATGA